In Acidobacteriota bacterium, the following proteins share a genomic window:
- a CDS encoding ABC transporter ATP-binding protein, translated as MQIQSPNAKSGDETNQPLIALHKVEKRYATPAGSFPALLDVDLAIGAGEFVALVGKSGSGKSTLLNLIGGIDRPSRGEVIVAGAAIHHVPENVLARWRGKTVGVVFQFFQLLPTLTIAENVMLPMDFANLRPAKERRAYALSLLEQMGIADQADKLPASLSGGQQQRAAIARALANDPPIVIADEPTGNLDSETSRDVLGLFRNLTKRGTTVVIATHERDISGVIDRTIELVDGRINSTEGTH; from the coding sequence TTCAAAGCCCGAATGCAAAGAGCGGCGATGAGACAAACCAGCCGTTGATTGCCTTACATAAAGTTGAAAAGCGTTATGCCACCCCGGCGGGCAGCTTTCCGGCGCTGCTCGATGTGGATTTGGCAATTGGCGCAGGCGAGTTCGTTGCTTTGGTGGGAAAATCCGGCAGCGGCAAATCCACGCTATTGAATCTGATTGGCGGCATTGATCGCCCGAGCCGGGGCGAAGTGATCGTCGCAGGCGCGGCGATTCATCACGTTCCCGAAAACGTTTTGGCGCGTTGGCGAGGCAAAACCGTCGGCGTGGTGTTTCAGTTCTTTCAATTGCTGCCGACGCTGACCATTGCCGAAAACGTCATGCTGCCGATGGATTTTGCCAACCTGCGACCGGCGAAAGAACGCCGCGCATACGCGTTGAGTTTGTTGGAACAAATGGGCATCGCCGATCAGGCCGACAAATTGCCCGCTTCGCTTTCGGGCGGCCAGCAACAACGCGCGGCGATTGCACGCGCACTGGCAAATGACCCGCCCATCGTGATCGCCGATGAACCGACGGGCAATCTGGATTCGGAAACTTCGCGCGACGTGCTCGGTCTGTTTCGGAACTTAACGAAACGCGGAACCACAGTCGTGATTGCAACCCACGAACGCGACATTTCCGGTGTCATTGATCGAACCATCGAATTGGTGGACGGCAGAATCAATTCAACCGAAGGAACTCACTGA
- a CDS encoding FtsX-like permease family protein, giving the protein MAIYWQKAIRDFWLERTRTVLVVVAIAIGIAAFSTVMSSYAILTRELDKGYLATNPASFTLVADKVDEALMAAVATHPGVAVAEARRTVSGRIKSGPVEWRSLVLFVVNDYGDIRVSRLVPQSGAWPPATGEILIERDAMQVAKTRIGDTVTIKTVNGEEHQLRLSGTTHDVTQAQARMENIVYGYITLATLAQLGEEPYLDRVNVVVTEPRFSEPHIRAIADEVKTLAEAQGHTVRRVDVPKPGKHPHTDIMGLLLMAMAGFGLFALILSGVLVINLLTALMAAQVRQIGVMKAVGGTRRQIARIYFAQALLLGAAAIVIALPVGLLGSRVLCRYLAVFLNFDIVSFAVPVWVYALVVLVGAIVPLLAAAYPVWRGSGVSIREALADYGVARNAFGTNGFDRILAGMSGLARPLLLAIRNSFRRRARLALTLLTLAVSGLFFMAALNVRASMIHTLDRLFATRQFDLLVAFNTMVSMESVERAARNTPGVKAVEGWIFTQASIADASKTPASSGGHGGTGGGLHGGGAPAADSFSVIGLPDNTAMFKPDITAGRNLLPGETDTIVLNSALAGRNPQWCVGNSINLRMGPAEKLWRIVGIAQEPFSPAVAYVPRRYFDEAGGHDGMANSVRMTLDRTDRSSINQVKTDLEQNLEREGLRAQGSNSKGDSRYGFDQHMVMIYWFLIVMSCILAGVGGLGLMTTMSLNVLERRREMGVLRAIGATPRTVWMIVVAEGAVIGLLSWALAGLAAWPVSKALGDLILMLMFKTRLSFLFELRGLWIWLVVSLCLCAVASFLPAWRASRQSVREAIGYE; this is encoded by the coding sequence ATGGCGATTTACTGGCAAAAAGCGATTCGTGATTTTTGGCTGGAACGCACGCGCACAGTGTTGGTGGTGGTGGCCATCGCCATCGGGATTGCGGCGTTTTCGACCGTGATGTCCAGTTACGCGATTCTGACGCGCGAACTGGACAAAGGCTATCTGGCGACCAACCCGGCTTCGTTCACGCTGGTGGCGGACAAGGTGGATGAGGCGCTGATGGCGGCAGTTGCAACTCATCCGGGAGTCGCCGTGGCTGAAGCTCGGCGCACGGTTTCTGGCCGCATCAAATCCGGCCCAGTGGAATGGCGCAGTTTGGTCCTGTTTGTGGTGAACGATTACGGCGACATTCGCGTCAGCCGACTGGTTCCGCAATCAGGCGCATGGCCTCCGGCGACGGGCGAAATCCTGATCGAACGCGATGCGATGCAAGTCGCAAAGACGCGCATTGGCGACACAGTCACGATCAAGACCGTCAACGGAGAAGAACATCAATTGCGCCTCAGCGGAACGACGCACGATGTCACGCAAGCCCAGGCGCGAATGGAAAACATCGTCTACGGCTACATCACGCTGGCGACCTTGGCGCAGCTTGGCGAAGAACCGTATTTGGATCGCGTCAATGTCGTCGTGACCGAACCGCGATTCAGTGAACCGCACATCCGCGCCATCGCCGACGAAGTGAAAACGCTGGCCGAAGCCCAAGGCCACACCGTTCGTCGCGTGGACGTGCCCAAACCCGGCAAGCATCCGCACACGGACATCATGGGGTTGTTGTTGATGGCGATGGCGGGATTCGGATTGTTCGCACTGATTCTGAGCGGCGTGTTGGTCATCAATTTGTTGACGGCATTGATGGCGGCGCAGGTGCGGCAGATCGGCGTGATGAAAGCTGTTGGCGGGACTCGCCGGCAAATCGCGCGCATCTATTTTGCCCAAGCCCTGTTGCTGGGAGCCGCCGCCATCGTCATTGCCCTGCCGGTGGGATTACTGGGTAGCCGCGTTCTGTGCCGCTATCTGGCCGTGTTTCTCAATTTCGACATTGTCAGTTTCGCCGTGCCGGTTTGGGTGTATGCGCTGGTTGTACTGGTTGGCGCAATCGTGCCGCTGCTGGCGGCGGCGTATCCGGTCTGGCGCGGTAGCGGGGTTTCGATCCGTGAAGCTCTGGCCGATTACGGCGTCGCGCGAAATGCATTTGGCACAAATGGATTTGATCGAATCCTGGCCGGAATGAGCGGACTGGCTCGTCCGTTGTTGCTGGCAATTCGGAACAGCTTCCGTCGCCGCGCGCGTCTGGCGCTGACGCTGCTGACGTTGGCAGTCAGCGGATTGTTTTTTATGGCGGCACTGAATGTGCGCGCTTCGATGATTCACACGCTCGACCGCCTGTTTGCCACGCGGCAGTTTGATTTGTTGGTGGCATTCAACACGATGGTTTCGATGGAATCGGTGGAACGCGCGGCGCGCAATACGCCGGGCGTGAAGGCAGTCGAAGGCTGGATTTTCACGCAAGCTTCGATTGCTGACGCCAGCAAAACGCCTGCTTCCAGTGGCGGTCACGGCGGCACAGGCGGCGGATTGCATGGCGGCGGCGCTCCGGCGGCAGACAGTTTCAGCGTCATCGGCTTGCCGGACAACACAGCGATGTTCAAGCCGGACATTACTGCCGGGCGTAATCTGCTGCCCGGCGAAACCGATACGATTGTGCTGAATTCGGCGTTGGCCGGACGCAATCCACAGTGGTGTGTCGGCAATTCCATCAATTTGCGCATGGGGCCAGCGGAAAAGCTCTGGCGCATCGTGGGCATTGCGCAGGAACCGTTTTCTCCCGCGGTTGCGTATGTTCCTCGCCGGTATTTTGATGAAGCAGGCGGCCACGACGGCATGGCAAACAGCGTTCGCATGACATTGGATCGCACCGACCGGAGTTCGATCAATCAGGTTAAAACCGATCTGGAACAGAACCTGGAACGGGAAGGTCTTCGCGCCCAGGGGAGCAACAGCAAAGGCGACAGCCGTTACGGTTTCGATCAACACATGGTGATGATTTATTGGTTCCTGATTGTCATGTCCTGCATTCTGGCCGGAGTCGGCGGCTTGGGATTGATGACGACCATGAGCCTGAACGTGTTGGAACGTCGTCGCGAAATGGGCGTGTTGCGTGCCATCGGAGCGACGCCGCGAACCGTGTGGATGATCGTTGTAGCTGAAGGTGCAGTGATCGGATTGCTCAGTTGGGCGCTCGCCGGGTTGGCTGCGTGGCCGGTCAGCAAAGCGCTCGGCGATCTGATCCTGATGCTGATGTTCAAAACGCGATTGAGTTTCCTGTTTGAACTGCGCGGCCTGTGGATTTGGCTGGTGGTTTCGTTGTGTTTGTGCGCTGTTGCCAGCTTTTTGCCTGCATGGCGCGCTTCGCGGCAATCCGTTCGAGAAGCGATTGGTTACGAATAA
- a CDS encoding nucleotide-binding protein, giving the protein MNITNIPNTPTSEKPLVDQLQEALDQWDGFLRAPRTVPVSPRVTYRANNALLKIFGRESNVVKDFATISEQAAKEADPKIGLRYLHTFLSSVIRSLNERVTSDIYQAYQPSRVFVGHGRHPIWMKVLLHLQNDLHLQTEAYETESRTSEHVIDVLKNALDSCNVAVIVMTADDPTAFDTVRARQNVIHEIGLFQGRYGFGRVILLQQKGTEEFTNIAGLERIPFAEDIEEGFYRLDRAIQKLGL; this is encoded by the coding sequence ATGAATATTACAAACATTCCAAATACCCCGACCTCTGAGAAGCCCTTAGTTGATCAACTGCAAGAAGCACTTGATCAGTGGGATGGATTTTTACGTGCCCCCCGCACTGTCCCTGTAAGCCCAAGAGTCACTTATAGAGCTAATAACGCACTCCTGAAGATATTTGGCCGAGAATCTAATGTGGTAAAGGACTTTGCAACTATTTCAGAGCAAGCGGCCAAAGAAGCCGACCCAAAGATAGGGCTTCGCTACCTTCACACATTCCTTTCAAGTGTTATTAGGTCGCTTAATGAACGCGTGACATCGGATATATATCAAGCGTACCAACCTAGTCGAGTTTTTGTTGGGCACGGACGTCATCCAATTTGGATGAAGGTACTTCTGCATTTGCAAAATGATCTTCATTTACAGACTGAGGCTTACGAGACCGAATCGCGGACGTCAGAGCATGTTATTGATGTACTCAAGAATGCTCTTGATAGTTGTAATGTTGCCGTGATTGTTATGACAGCCGATGACCCTACTGCCTTTGATACTGTTCGTGCTAGGCAGAATGTTATCCACGAAATAGGGCTTTTCCAGGGACGATATGGTTTCGGTCGTGTGATTCTGCTTCAGCAAAAGGGAACTGAAGAGTTTACAAACATAGCAGGTTTGGAAAGGATTCCTTTCGCTGAGGATATAGAAGAGGGGTTTTATAGGCTAGACCGAGCAATTCAAAAATTAGGCCTTTAG
- a CDS encoding amidohydrolase family protein, with translation MLRRILMLVVMISASALAQNAPAKATLIKAGRLLDVKAGAYLTNQGVLVVGERVKEVGAFETVKAHAPQDVQVIDLGQATLLPGLIDCHGHLLSAMEGRWNPAGEAIAVTVTRIGLAKRALIGAANARAMLESGFTTVRNVGHSGVNGDAALRDAINEGLIPGPRVLASGRKLTPIGGQGIDLHTPNAEAILAEEFLTIGSPDDARRAVRQALADGADVIKVVANDNKRVLNAAEIRAIVEEAHRTNVKVAIHATTVVGIQAAIDGGVDSIEHADSATEAQFRAMRDKVIFLDPTLWTAQAFRDVYTKSLYFSPEQAAGFENAVVQYVGASQAKLKLAMKVGVKLAAGSDMWVRYPEKKRGEATMMMFEALVEASLPSLEAIRAATVNAAELLGWQDRVGSIEANKFADVIAVAGDPLKDITELKRVKFVMKGGEVVKDELAK, from the coding sequence ATGCTCAGACGAATCTTGATGCTGGTCGTTATGATTTCTGCTTCTGCGCTTGCGCAAAATGCTCCGGCGAAAGCTACGCTGATCAAGGCGGGGCGCTTGCTGGATGTCAAAGCGGGCGCTTACCTGACGAATCAAGGTGTGCTTGTTGTCGGCGAGCGGGTCAAAGAAGTTGGCGCGTTTGAAACGGTCAAGGCGCACGCGCCGCAAGATGTGCAGGTGATTGACCTCGGTCAGGCGACGTTGTTGCCGGGGTTGATTGATTGTCACGGGCATTTGCTGAGCGCGATGGAAGGGCGCTGGAATCCTGCGGGTGAGGCGATTGCGGTGACAGTTACACGCATTGGCTTGGCAAAGCGGGCATTGATCGGAGCGGCCAACGCGCGGGCGATGCTCGAATCTGGGTTCACTACGGTGCGTAACGTTGGGCATTCGGGCGTCAATGGAGATGCCGCGCTGCGCGATGCGATTAACGAAGGGCTGATTCCGGGGCCGCGCGTGCTGGCTTCTGGCCGGAAGCTGACGCCGATTGGCGGGCAGGGAATTGACCTTCACACGCCAAACGCCGAGGCGATTCTTGCCGAAGAGTTTCTGACCATTGGCAGCCCGGATGACGCGCGCCGCGCCGTACGACAAGCGTTAGCCGATGGCGCAGACGTGATCAAGGTCGTGGCAAACGATAACAAACGCGTTCTCAATGCCGCCGAAATTCGCGCCATCGTCGAAGAAGCGCACCGCACCAACGTCAAAGTCGCCATTCACGCGACGACCGTCGTTGGCATTCAAGCCGCAATTGATGGCGGCGTGGATTCCATTGAACATGCCGATTCCGCAACCGAAGCGCAGTTCCGGGCGATGCGCGATAAAGTCATTTTTCTGGACCCGACGCTTTGGACGGCGCAGGCGTTTCGCGATGTGTACACGAAATCGCTCTACTTTTCGCCGGAGCAGGCTGCCGGGTTTGAAAACGCAGTGGTGCAGTACGTGGGCGCTTCGCAAGCAAAATTAAAGCTGGCAATGAAAGTCGGCGTGAAGCTGGCCGCCGGTTCCGACATGTGGGTGCGCTACCCGGAAAAGAAACGCGGCGAAGCGACGATGATGATGTTTGAAGCGCTGGTGGAAGCAAGCTTGCCGTCGCTGGAAGCAATCCGCGCGGCGACGGTCAACGCGGCAGAATTGTTGGGCTGGCAGGATCGTGTGGGCAGCATCGAAGCGAACAAGTTCGCCGATGTCATCGCCGTGGCAGGCGACCCGCTGAAAGACATTACCGAACTGAAGCGAGTGAAGTTCGTGATGAAGGGCGGCGAAGTGGTCAAAGACGAACTCGCCAAGTAG